The Dermochelys coriacea isolate rDerCor1 chromosome 13, rDerCor1.pri.v4, whole genome shotgun sequence genome includes the window GGCCTTTTATCTAGGCTTAGGGGTTTTTAATCTCTGAACACTTAGGTAGGTCTTGAGTTGGGTTTGTAGGCAGGTTTCCATGTATATTTACTCACCAACTGTATCTATAACCACACCTTCTGGTGTAAACcacttaataaaaataaactataaaaagtgttttttaaaatcggccgtgggggggaagagggggacgATGACCATTATGTGCCCAAAATTAATACCTAGAGGAGAAATCACAGAGCTCAAACGTATTTGAGCATTCCTGCCACAGAGACCGAATTGCAATGCATACCTAGGACACCTGAGTGGGGTCAAAACGTACAAGTGAATTGTAGCTTCTTATAGGAAGAAGCCATGCCACCTGGGCtcttcccacacccccagctgtcACTACGGAGAATCTGCGTAACTAGGAGCTTTGTGATTTGCTGTTTATTGAACCCAGCACGTCCTGAGAGCACCACAAAATAGCAGAGAATGCCATTTGTACTATTCCCACCCACCTAGTTCAGGTCCCTCAGGGTTCACCAGGCATCCGAATCTTATCCATGCCAGGAAGTCAGCTGGGTGGTAAATCCAGTTGTATGGTACCTTCAATTGCTAATGTTGGGTGGTGCTGTTTCAGAACCTCCTCTTGTCATGTCTGCCAGAAGAGGTGGATTGTGGATCAGGTTGGCACCATCACTGTTTCTTGCCAGCTTCTCATAGTCTGGGCCCAACTGCAGAGTGCTAGCTGGGTGTTTTCTCTCCCAGATACTCTTGCGTTGTGTGTGGGTGTCACAGATAATCTGCCCTGTTGGGCCTTGGTTGGAACTTTCCCAGGTGTGGTCAACAGATACCCGGTTTGCCAATGTGTCCTTGACCAAGATGGTGCGAGATGCTGAAAAGGGGTGGGTGGACCGTTCAGCGGTGCGTTGTGGCCTAGGAGGCGGTGGGTTGACAAGATGGATGTAGACTTCGGCTCGCTGGACAAGTGGCAAGCTCTGGTGAAATTCAGTCCCGGGATGGTGCTCAGGACTCCTCTGATGATATGCCTGGGACACTGAGTGGTGGTAATCATTGTTGAGACAGGTtctggactctggggtgggagcCAGGGCAGAGTACACTACCCGCTTAGGGCCTGGGAAGATTGGGCTGGGTATGAAGTGTGCCTCACTGACTTGGGGGTGAATGTGCACAGCAGAGCACTCTGAATGGAGGCTGATGGGTCCTGCTGTGTTTGGAACAGCAGATTGATGCAGGAAACTCTGCCGTTGCATAGTTTCTCCTGCACTGTCCAGGCCAAGCTCTTTATCCCCAGTGAGCCTCTGTGGGTTGTGTATGTAAATGCCCCAGTCAACCAAGCTGCCTCTGGCCTTGGCAACCTGCTCTGGGGAGCTGATGTGAAAACGCACTGATGACACAGTGGATCCGGCCGGGCACACTGGCTGCGGACTGTCACTATCTGAGTGACGGGAGCTGGACTGACTCTCCCAGTCATGGTAACGTTGACCGGGGTTAGGCCGGTTGTTCACCTGACGGCGTTGCTGCGGGTGCCCATACCAACTGGCTTTCTCATCATCAGTGTCTTGATGggttggccaggaaccatggtaACCCTTGCCCTTCCTATGACCCTGGGGACAGTGGCTTTTCAGCGCATTTAGATTGTTCATGT containing:
- the LOC119842096 gene encoding uncharacterized protein LOC119842096, which translates into the protein MVLLGEKIPNSCLSISESYQNVLATILLLLGLLALLDNAIKIALLIWIYLCQFLKRIFHYFITKAYGWIKALTAISCSKKSSSWKELVLTKGHRNISMLRFHCTLDPLRLTVNMNNLNALKSHCPQGHRKGKGYHGSWPTHQDTDDEKASWYGHPQQRRQVNNRPNPGQRYHDWESQSSSRHSDSDSPQPVCPAGSTVSSVRFHISSPEQVAKARGSLVDWGIYIHNPQRLTGDKELGLDSAGETMQRQSFLHQSAVPNTAGPISLHSECSAVHIHPQVSEAHFIPSPIFPGPKRVVYSALAPTPESRTCLNNDYHHSVSQAYHQRSPEHHPGTEFHQSLPLVQRAEVYIHLVNPPPPRPQRTAERSTHPFSASRTILVKDTLANRVSVDHTWESSNQGPTGQIICDTHTQRKSIWERKHPASTLQLGPDYEKLARNSDGANLIHNPPLLADMTRGGSETAPPNISN